The following proteins are co-located in the Perca fluviatilis chromosome 22, GENO_Pfluv_1.0, whole genome shotgun sequence genome:
- the rrs1 gene encoding ribosome biogenesis regulatory protein homolog: MAACSVEELLVKAEQEEAEKLKSITVKKELDLEFDIGNLLACDKNTIESRDFREQKKDDFLRLLARDNTQLLINEIWKRPTERVEEAIVSKLPEPTTPLPREKPPPKPKAPTKWEEFAKLKGIQKKKKTNLVWDETAKEWKRRWGYKRAKDDTKEWLIEVPETADPNEDQFAKRTKAKTERVAKNEFNRLKNIARAQKVKLPGVGLTPTAQQSKDDLSKAVSVAKTSTASVGRFQDRLPKEKPPKNTGKKRKFEPLIGNFSSEKQKQLELLKLMDSKKPKLDITKAVNKQMREDDREEASAKYKKGAGKKGRKGNMSGKGKGNGGKGNGGKGKGGKGKGGKAGGGGGGGGGGKRRGKPGKH, translated from the exons ATGGCCGCGTGCAGTGTGGAAGAGCTGTTAGTCAAAGCTGAGCAAGAAGAGGCAGAAAAACTGAAAAGCATCACCGTGAAGAAAGAGCTTGACCTGGAGTTTGACATCGGTAACCTGCTAGCTTGTGACAAAAACACCATCGAGTCGCGGGACTTTAGAGAGCAGAAGAAAGACGACTTCCTGCGGCTGTTAGCTCGTGACAACACGCAGCTGCTCATCAACGAGATCTGGAAACGACCCACGGAAAGGGTCGAGGAGGCGATAGTGTCCAAATTACCAGAGCCGACGACCCCGCTGCCCAGAGAGAAGCCGCCTCCGAAGCCCAAAGCTCCAACAAAATGGGAAGAGTTCGCCAAGCTGAAGGGcatacagaagaagaagaagaccaaCCTGGTTTGGGATGAGACCGCGAAGGAGTGGAAGAGGCGCTGGGGCTACAAGAGGGCCAAGGATGACACCAAGGAGTGGCTGATTGAGGTGCCGGAGACCGCAGACCCAAATGAGGACCAGTTCGCCAAACGCACCAAAGCCAAGACTGAGAGAGTGGCCAAAAACGAGTTCAACAGGCTGAAGAACATCGCCAGGGCGCAGAAG GTCAAACTGCCAGGTGTGGGGCTGACGCCTACAGCCCAGCAGTCCAAAGACGACCTGTCAAAAGCTGTAAGTGTGGCCAAAACCTCCACAGCATCCGTGGGGAGGTTCCAGGATCGCCTGCCTAAAGAGAAACCGCCAAAGAACACAGGCAAGAAGAGGAAGTTTGAGCCCCTCATCGGCAACTTTTCTAGCGAGAAGCAGAAGCAGCTGGAGCTTCTGAAACTCATGGACAGCAAGAAGCCCAAGTTGGACATCACCAAGGCTGTCAATAAGCAGATGAGAGAGGACGACAGAGAGGAGGCCTCAGCTAAGTACAAGAAGGGAGCAGGGAAGAAAGGACGCAAAGGCAACATGTCAGGAAAGGGCAAAGGAAATGGGGGCAAAGGAAATGGTGGCAAAGGAAAAGGAGGCAAAGGAAAAGGAGGTaaagctggaggaggaggaggaggaggaggaggagggaagaggagaggcAAACCTGGGAAGCATTGA
- the crhb gene encoding corticotropin releasing hormone b, producing MKLNLLGTTVILLVAFLPRYECRAIESPGGALRVPAPQTQNSQQQQQQSGPILERLGEEYFIRLGNGDSNSFPSSPMYPGGTPAIYNRALQLQLTRRLLQGKVGNIRALISGFGDRGDESMERGRRSEDPPISLDLTFHLLREMMEMSRAEQLAQQAQNNRRMMELFGK from the coding sequence ATGAAGCTCAATTTACTTGGTACCACCGTGATTCTGCTAGTTGCCTTCTTACCGCGCTACGAATGTCGGGCTATTGAGAGCCCTGGCGGTGCCCTGCGCGTCCCAGCTCCCCAAACCCAAAACtcccagcaacagcagcagcagtctggCCCCATCCTGGAGCGGCTTGGAGAGGAGTATTTCATCCGACTGGGCAACGGGGACTCTAACTCTTTCCCATCATCGCCCATGTATCCCGGCGGAACACCTGCCATCTACAACAGAGCGTTGCAACTCCAGCTGACGCGGCGTCTTTTACAAGGGAAAGTTGGAAACATCAGGGCGCTCATAAGCGGCTTCGGAGACCGCGGAGACGAGTCGATGGAGAGGGGAAGGAGGTCCGAAGACCCGCCGATATCCCTGGATCTGACTTTCCACCTGCTGCGGGAAATGATGGAGATGTCCAGGGCGGAACAGCTGGCTCAGCAAGCGCAAAATAACAGAAGAATGATGGAGCTCTTCGGGAAATGA
- the mybl1 gene encoding myb-related protein A isoform X2, which yields MDNVKPRSNDEDEEPHSTDQENKEKSKDKKTLCKVKWSRDEDEKLKKLVEQHGTESWKLIANVFPGRTDGQCQHRWQKVLNPELVKGPWTKEEDQKVIDLVHKYGPKRWSVIAKHLQGRIGKQCRERWHNHLNPEVKKSSWTQEEDRIIYEAHKRLGNRWAEISKLLPGRTDNSIKNHWNSTMRRKVEHEGYLQDGSRSFTSFHAGGKRRHHRSCPPTLTEPQHCDHSPLPIPEPNQMGGFPHDPHSRHLMEGLPDNSGFISPSCLDDPDREQRIKELELLLMSAENEVQRQVQCRGPRSLEQYWSDSVSDDTLTTSSSSLEEQAERRPWRGPQIPQGPPPQLPVSPSKFLAVEASTVLSTLQTIPEFAETMELIDSDPVVWSDVASFDLSETATPPRHNQAGYTTLLQERTIDNSMGYTVNTPTAISGHNKNCASFGLGSVTSLTPINSSKPTQASIGRRRRRERGEPSPLCDRTCSSFLENISNSPKKTPTKSLPFTPSRYCNISGAEHLNLDNPALTSTPVCGQRCLLNTPLHKESTPKHQKENDGSRTPKFRKTVMIPTPRTPTPFKNALAAQEKMHGPLKMEPQSLAFLEEDIREVLKQETGADIFNKADVQPDYRAWKHNIDGPARKVRKSLVLDPWGKDCLNVQLFQEQLNNAQMPDDSLLTGSSLGSPIPEQEECSRSLVPVYPHHLTSPRMKKLLASHKAPKHASVQVSEWEAVVYGKTEDQLIMTEQARQYLNPYASSGSTSRALVL from the exons ATGGACAACGTGAAACCACGCAG CAATGATGAGGATGAAGAGCCACACTCCACAGACcaagagaataaagagaagaGCAAAGATAAAAAGACCCTGTGTAAAGTAAAATGGTCCCGAGATGAG GATGAAAAGCTGAAAAAACTTGTAGAGCAGCATGGAACTGAATCCTGGAAACTAATAGCTAACGTTTTTCCA GGGAGGACAGATGGTCAGTGTCAGCACCGCTGGCAGAAGGTGCTCAACCCAGAGCTGGTGAAAGGACCCTGGACAAAAGAGGAGGATCAAAAG GTTATTGACCTGGTACACAAGTATGGCCCCAAGCGTTGGTCTGTGATCGCCAAGCACCTCCAGGGGAGGATTGGAAAACAGTGCCGTGAACGGTGGCACAACCACCTTAACCCAGAGGTGAAGAAGTCTTCATGGACTCAGGAAGAGGACCGAATCATCTATGAGGCCCACAAACGCCTTGGCAACCGCTGGGCAGAGATCTCCAAGCTTCTTCCTGGACG GACGGACAACTCCATCAAGAACCACTGGAACTCCACCATGAGGAGGAAGGTGGAGCATGAAGGCTACCTGCAAGATGGCAGCAGGAGTTTCACCTCCTTTCACGCTGGAGGGAAGAGACGCCACCACAGGTCGTGCCCTCCAACTCTAACAGAGCCCCAGCACTGTGATCACAGTCCCCTGCCTATACCGGAACCCAACCAG ATGGGGGGATTTCCTCATGATCCTCACAGTAGACACTTGATGGAAGGTCTTCCCGATAATTCTGGCTTCATATCG CCATCCTGCCTGGATGATCCTGACAGAGAGCAAAGAATTAAGGAGCTTGAGCTGCTGCTTATGtcagcagagaatgaagtccaACGACAAGTGCAGTGCAGAGGTCCACGT AGTTTGGAGCAGTACTGGTCTGACAGTGTGTCAGATGACACATTGACTACAAGTAGCAGCAGCCTAGAGGAGCAGGCGGAGAGGAGGCCCTGGAGGGGCCCTCAAATCCCCCAAGGACCTCCACCACAGCTTCCTGTCTCCCCCAGCAAGTTCCTGGCTGTAGAGGCCAGCACTGTGCTCTCTACCCTGCAGACCATACCAGAATTTGCAGAAACCATGGAGCTCATTGACTCA GACCCTGTTGTATGGAGCGATGTGGCCAGTTTCGACTTGTCGGAGACAGCGACACCACCCAGGCACAACCAGGCAGGCTACACCACTCTCCTGCAAGAGAGGACGATTGACAATTCAATGGGCTACACTGTCAACACTCCGACTGCCATCTCTGGTCACAATAAGAACTGTGCTTCATTTGGTCTGGGCAGTGTCACCTCCCTGACTCCTATCAACTCATCCAAACCCACCCAGGCATCCattgggaggaggaggagaagagagaggggggaaccGTCTCCTTTGTGTGACAGGACCTGCTCCTCCTTCTTGGAAAATATCTCAAATTCTCCCAAGAAAACACCCACAAAGTCACTGCCATTCACCCCATCACGA TACTGCAACATATCAGGGGCGGAGCATCTGAATCTGGATAACCCCGCCCTCACCTCAACTCCCGTGTGTGGCCAAAGGTGTCTCCTCAACACGCCGCTCCACAAAGAAAGCACACCGAAGCACCAGAAAGAGAATGATGg TTCGCGGACCCCCAAATTCCGTAAAACTGTCATGATTCCAACCCCGAGGACACCGACTCCCTTCAAAAATGCTTTGGCTGCCCAGGAGAAAATGCACGGGCCACTGAAGATGGAG cCACAGTCGTTGGCATTTCTAGAAGAAGACATTCGAGAAGTTCTGAAGCAAGAGACTGGTGCAGACATCTTTAACAAAGCAGACGTGCAGCCAGACTACAGAGCATGGAAACATAAT ATTGATGGCCCAGCTAGAAAGGTGCGCAAGTCTCTTGTGCTAGACCCCTGGGGGAAAGACTGCCTAAATGTCCAACTCTTTCAAGAGCAACTCAACAACGCACAA ATGCCAGATGATAGTCTACTGACGGGCTCTTCACTGGGCAGCCCAATCCCTGAGCAAGAGGAGTGTAGCCGTTCTTTAGTCCCCGTTTATCCTCATCACCTTACTAGCCCCCGGATGAAGAAGCTTCTTGCCTCCCACAAAGCACCAAAACACGCCTCTGTACAG GTGAGTGAGTGGGAAGCAGTGGTTTATGGGAAGACAGAGGACCAGCTGATCATGACAGAACAGGCCCGTCAGTACCTGAACCCTTACGCGTCATCTGGCTCTACCTCAAGGGCCCTTGTGCTTTAA
- the LOC120551907 gene encoding uncharacterized protein LOC120551907 — MQRIYMHSNEHFEVITTVLAPQGRYRYRPEAEKMVVVHSYRPNWPDELELSLGDVILVLPRHEEERWFGRLLDGQQGYFPASCVMELSQVNLPPKALRRTLSVRSSAWDNDSRVRGRHGNGHIRQALRRGSRGGGGGGVVLDEGQGESEGPFLVQRPQIPQPQPVASQPQTHRSPGLLHRILSKCRKKSECQGATNGAFEGD; from the exons ATGCAGCGCATCTACATGCACAGCAATGAACACTTTGAAGTCATCACCACTGTCCTTGCTCCTCAAG GGAGGTATCGATACAGACCAGAAGCTGAAAAG ATGGTAGTGGTGCACAGCTACAGACCCAACTGGCCAGATGAGCTGGAGCTGTCTCTGGGTGATGTTATCCTGGTGCTGCCCAGacatgaggaggagaggtggtTTGGGCGGCTGCTGGACGGCCAGCAGGGCTACTTCCCCGCCTCCTGTGTGATGGAGCTGAGCCAG GTAAATCTCCCTCCCAAAGCCCTACGGAGGACTTTATCTGTGAGAAGCTCAGCCTGGGACAATGATTCACGTGTACGCGGTAGACATGGAAA TGGACACATTCGGCAGGCACTCAGGAGGGGGAgtagaggaggtggaggaggaggagtggtgCTGGATGAGGGCCAAGGTGAGAGCGAGGGCCCCTTCCTGGTACAGAGGCCCCAGATCCCTCAGCCTCAGCCCGTGGCCTCCCAACCTCAGACACACAGATCCCCAGGCCTGCTCCACAGGATCTTGTCCAAGTGCCGGAAAAAGAGTGAATGCCAGGGAGCCACCAACGGGGCCTTCGAGGGCGACTAA
- the mybl1 gene encoding myb-related protein A isoform X1, whose amino-acid sequence MDNVKPRSNDEDEEPHSTDQENKEKSKDKKTLCKVKWSRDEDEKLKKLVEQHGTESWKLIANVFPGRTDGQCQHRWQKVLNPELVKGPWTKEEDQKVIDLVHKYGPKRWSVIAKHLQGRIGKQCRERWHNHLNPEVKKSSWTQEEDRIIYEAHKRLGNRWAEISKLLPGRTDNSIKNHWNSTMRRKVEHEGYLQDGSRSFTSFHAGGKRRHHRSCPPTLTEPQHCDHSPLPIPEPNQMGGFPHDPHSRHLMEGLPDNSGFISPSCLDDPDREQRIKELELLLMSAENEVQRQVQCRGPRSLEQYWSDSVSDDTLTTSSSSLEEQAERRPWRGPQIPQGPPPQLPVSPSKFLAVEASTVLSTLQTIPEFAETMELIDSMCFALQDPVVWSDVASFDLSETATPPRHNQAGYTTLLQERTIDNSMGYTVNTPTAISGHNKNCASFGLGSVTSLTPINSSKPTQASIGRRRRRERGEPSPLCDRTCSSFLENISNSPKKTPTKSLPFTPSRYCNISGAEHLNLDNPALTSTPVCGQRCLLNTPLHKESTPKHQKENDGSRTPKFRKTVMIPTPRTPTPFKNALAAQEKMHGPLKMEPQSLAFLEEDIREVLKQETGADIFNKADVQPDYRAWKHNIDGPARKVRKSLVLDPWGKDCLNVQLFQEQLNNAQMPDDSLLTGSSLGSPIPEQEECSRSLVPVYPHHLTSPRMKKLLASHKAPKHASVQVSEWEAVVYGKTEDQLIMTEQARQYLNPYASSGSTSRALVL is encoded by the exons ATGGACAACGTGAAACCACGCAG CAATGATGAGGATGAAGAGCCACACTCCACAGACcaagagaataaagagaagaGCAAAGATAAAAAGACCCTGTGTAAAGTAAAATGGTCCCGAGATGAG GATGAAAAGCTGAAAAAACTTGTAGAGCAGCATGGAACTGAATCCTGGAAACTAATAGCTAACGTTTTTCCA GGGAGGACAGATGGTCAGTGTCAGCACCGCTGGCAGAAGGTGCTCAACCCAGAGCTGGTGAAAGGACCCTGGACAAAAGAGGAGGATCAAAAG GTTATTGACCTGGTACACAAGTATGGCCCCAAGCGTTGGTCTGTGATCGCCAAGCACCTCCAGGGGAGGATTGGAAAACAGTGCCGTGAACGGTGGCACAACCACCTTAACCCAGAGGTGAAGAAGTCTTCATGGACTCAGGAAGAGGACCGAATCATCTATGAGGCCCACAAACGCCTTGGCAACCGCTGGGCAGAGATCTCCAAGCTTCTTCCTGGACG GACGGACAACTCCATCAAGAACCACTGGAACTCCACCATGAGGAGGAAGGTGGAGCATGAAGGCTACCTGCAAGATGGCAGCAGGAGTTTCACCTCCTTTCACGCTGGAGGGAAGAGACGCCACCACAGGTCGTGCCCTCCAACTCTAACAGAGCCCCAGCACTGTGATCACAGTCCCCTGCCTATACCGGAACCCAACCAG ATGGGGGGATTTCCTCATGATCCTCACAGTAGACACTTGATGGAAGGTCTTCCCGATAATTCTGGCTTCATATCG CCATCCTGCCTGGATGATCCTGACAGAGAGCAAAGAATTAAGGAGCTTGAGCTGCTGCTTATGtcagcagagaatgaagtccaACGACAAGTGCAGTGCAGAGGTCCACGT AGTTTGGAGCAGTACTGGTCTGACAGTGTGTCAGATGACACATTGACTACAAGTAGCAGCAGCCTAGAGGAGCAGGCGGAGAGGAGGCCCTGGAGGGGCCCTCAAATCCCCCAAGGACCTCCACCACAGCTTCCTGTCTCCCCCAGCAAGTTCCTGGCTGTAGAGGCCAGCACTGTGCTCTCTACCCTGCAGACCATACCAGAATTTGCAGAAACCATGGAGCTCATTGACTCA ATGTGTTTTGCTCTGCAGGACCCTGTTGTATGGAGCGATGTGGCCAGTTTCGACTTGTCGGAGACAGCGACACCACCCAGGCACAACCAGGCAGGCTACACCACTCTCCTGCAAGAGAGGACGATTGACAATTCAATGGGCTACACTGTCAACACTCCGACTGCCATCTCTGGTCACAATAAGAACTGTGCTTCATTTGGTCTGGGCAGTGTCACCTCCCTGACTCCTATCAACTCATCCAAACCCACCCAGGCATCCattgggaggaggaggagaagagagaggggggaaccGTCTCCTTTGTGTGACAGGACCTGCTCCTCCTTCTTGGAAAATATCTCAAATTCTCCCAAGAAAACACCCACAAAGTCACTGCCATTCACCCCATCACGA TACTGCAACATATCAGGGGCGGAGCATCTGAATCTGGATAACCCCGCCCTCACCTCAACTCCCGTGTGTGGCCAAAGGTGTCTCCTCAACACGCCGCTCCACAAAGAAAGCACACCGAAGCACCAGAAAGAGAATGATGg TTCGCGGACCCCCAAATTCCGTAAAACTGTCATGATTCCAACCCCGAGGACACCGACTCCCTTCAAAAATGCTTTGGCTGCCCAGGAGAAAATGCACGGGCCACTGAAGATGGAG cCACAGTCGTTGGCATTTCTAGAAGAAGACATTCGAGAAGTTCTGAAGCAAGAGACTGGTGCAGACATCTTTAACAAAGCAGACGTGCAGCCAGACTACAGAGCATGGAAACATAAT ATTGATGGCCCAGCTAGAAAGGTGCGCAAGTCTCTTGTGCTAGACCCCTGGGGGAAAGACTGCCTAAATGTCCAACTCTTTCAAGAGCAACTCAACAACGCACAA ATGCCAGATGATAGTCTACTGACGGGCTCTTCACTGGGCAGCCCAATCCCTGAGCAAGAGGAGTGTAGCCGTTCTTTAGTCCCCGTTTATCCTCATCACCTTACTAGCCCCCGGATGAAGAAGCTTCTTGCCTCCCACAAAGCACCAAAACACGCCTCTGTACAG GTGAGTGAGTGGGAAGCAGTGGTTTATGGGAAGACAGAGGACCAGCTGATCATGACAGAACAGGCCCGTCAGTACCTGAACCCTTACGCGTCATCTGGCTCTACCTCAAGGGCCCTTGTGCTTTAA
- the mybl1 gene encoding myb-related protein A isoform X3, producing the protein MDNVKPRSNDEDEEPHSTDQENKEKSKDKKTLCKVKWSRDEDEKLKKLVEQHGTESWKLIANVFPGRTDGQCQHRWQKVLNPELVKGPWTKEEDQKVIDLVHKYGPKRWSVIAKHLQGRIGKQCRERWHNHLNPEVKKSSWTQEEDRIIYEAHKRLGNRWAEISKLLPGRTDNSIKNHWNSTMRRKVEHEGYLQDGSRSFTSFHAGGKRRHHRSCPPTLTEPQHCDHSPLPIPEPNQMGGFPHDPHSRHLMEGLPDNSGFISSLEQYWSDSVSDDTLTTSSSSLEEQAERRPWRGPQIPQGPPPQLPVSPSKFLAVEASTVLSTLQTIPEFAETMELIDSMCFALQDPVVWSDVASFDLSETATPPRHNQAGYTTLLQERTIDNSMGYTVNTPTAISGHNKNCASFGLGSVTSLTPINSSKPTQASIGRRRRRERGEPSPLCDRTCSSFLENISNSPKKTPTKSLPFTPSRYCNISGAEHLNLDNPALTSTPVCGQRCLLNTPLHKESTPKHQKENDGSRTPKFRKTVMIPTPRTPTPFKNALAAQEKMHGPLKMEPQSLAFLEEDIREVLKQETGADIFNKADVQPDYRAWKHNIDGPARKVRKSLVLDPWGKDCLNVQLFQEQLNNAQMPDDSLLTGSSLGSPIPEQEECSRSLVPVYPHHLTSPRMKKLLASHKAPKHASVQVSEWEAVVYGKTEDQLIMTEQARQYLNPYASSGSTSRALVL; encoded by the exons ATGGACAACGTGAAACCACGCAG CAATGATGAGGATGAAGAGCCACACTCCACAGACcaagagaataaagagaagaGCAAAGATAAAAAGACCCTGTGTAAAGTAAAATGGTCCCGAGATGAG GATGAAAAGCTGAAAAAACTTGTAGAGCAGCATGGAACTGAATCCTGGAAACTAATAGCTAACGTTTTTCCA GGGAGGACAGATGGTCAGTGTCAGCACCGCTGGCAGAAGGTGCTCAACCCAGAGCTGGTGAAAGGACCCTGGACAAAAGAGGAGGATCAAAAG GTTATTGACCTGGTACACAAGTATGGCCCCAAGCGTTGGTCTGTGATCGCCAAGCACCTCCAGGGGAGGATTGGAAAACAGTGCCGTGAACGGTGGCACAACCACCTTAACCCAGAGGTGAAGAAGTCTTCATGGACTCAGGAAGAGGACCGAATCATCTATGAGGCCCACAAACGCCTTGGCAACCGCTGGGCAGAGATCTCCAAGCTTCTTCCTGGACG GACGGACAACTCCATCAAGAACCACTGGAACTCCACCATGAGGAGGAAGGTGGAGCATGAAGGCTACCTGCAAGATGGCAGCAGGAGTTTCACCTCCTTTCACGCTGGAGGGAAGAGACGCCACCACAGGTCGTGCCCTCCAACTCTAACAGAGCCCCAGCACTGTGATCACAGTCCCCTGCCTATACCGGAACCCAACCAG ATGGGGGGATTTCCTCATGATCCTCACAGTAGACACTTGATGGAAGGTCTTCCCGATAATTCTGGCTTCATATCG AGTTTGGAGCAGTACTGGTCTGACAGTGTGTCAGATGACACATTGACTACAAGTAGCAGCAGCCTAGAGGAGCAGGCGGAGAGGAGGCCCTGGAGGGGCCCTCAAATCCCCCAAGGACCTCCACCACAGCTTCCTGTCTCCCCCAGCAAGTTCCTGGCTGTAGAGGCCAGCACTGTGCTCTCTACCCTGCAGACCATACCAGAATTTGCAGAAACCATGGAGCTCATTGACTCA ATGTGTTTTGCTCTGCAGGACCCTGTTGTATGGAGCGATGTGGCCAGTTTCGACTTGTCGGAGACAGCGACACCACCCAGGCACAACCAGGCAGGCTACACCACTCTCCTGCAAGAGAGGACGATTGACAATTCAATGGGCTACACTGTCAACACTCCGACTGCCATCTCTGGTCACAATAAGAACTGTGCTTCATTTGGTCTGGGCAGTGTCACCTCCCTGACTCCTATCAACTCATCCAAACCCACCCAGGCATCCattgggaggaggaggagaagagagaggggggaaccGTCTCCTTTGTGTGACAGGACCTGCTCCTCCTTCTTGGAAAATATCTCAAATTCTCCCAAGAAAACACCCACAAAGTCACTGCCATTCACCCCATCACGA TACTGCAACATATCAGGGGCGGAGCATCTGAATCTGGATAACCCCGCCCTCACCTCAACTCCCGTGTGTGGCCAAAGGTGTCTCCTCAACACGCCGCTCCACAAAGAAAGCACACCGAAGCACCAGAAAGAGAATGATGg TTCGCGGACCCCCAAATTCCGTAAAACTGTCATGATTCCAACCCCGAGGACACCGACTCCCTTCAAAAATGCTTTGGCTGCCCAGGAGAAAATGCACGGGCCACTGAAGATGGAG cCACAGTCGTTGGCATTTCTAGAAGAAGACATTCGAGAAGTTCTGAAGCAAGAGACTGGTGCAGACATCTTTAACAAAGCAGACGTGCAGCCAGACTACAGAGCATGGAAACATAAT ATTGATGGCCCAGCTAGAAAGGTGCGCAAGTCTCTTGTGCTAGACCCCTGGGGGAAAGACTGCCTAAATGTCCAACTCTTTCAAGAGCAACTCAACAACGCACAA ATGCCAGATGATAGTCTACTGACGGGCTCTTCACTGGGCAGCCCAATCCCTGAGCAAGAGGAGTGTAGCCGTTCTTTAGTCCCCGTTTATCCTCATCACCTTACTAGCCCCCGGATGAAGAAGCTTCTTGCCTCCCACAAAGCACCAAAACACGCCTCTGTACAG GTGAGTGAGTGGGAAGCAGTGGTTTATGGGAAGACAGAGGACCAGCTGATCATGACAGAACAGGCCCGTCAGTACCTGAACCCTTACGCGTCATCTGGCTCTACCTCAAGGGCCCTTGTGCTTTAA